A region of Procambarus clarkii isolate CNS0578487 chromosome 48, FALCON_Pclarkii_2.0, whole genome shotgun sequence DNA encodes the following proteins:
- the LOC123764786 gene encoding probable glutamate receptor: protein MGCVILFTTALCWVLVTVWVVELSEAVNGAPGWGERAAQSGDTSRNPMTFRFPRAPHLVVAAEPWPPHVYLTTKPDGTSEVTGPMGQLLDALAASLNFTYSVVQGDGYWGAPDENGSWNGMIGTVLRKEADLGLGPFGMSYTRSQVVDFTIPVFLEMLHVLVTRPLPVPDPWGFLAPFKWYVWVGLVAAVVAVVVVSASSVRLLGFGGPVSAGEHTWAFYSMFFTQPVSWLPTVASLRFLFTIWLFVVLVVSRSYSGALTSLLAVKTLTVKYDSLRDVLDDPSLTLLMEGSTALTEHLKTAREGVYGELARAARRRANFVKASEMYQAAYSLLPDGRHAMLVENVVCRKIFSDFFSATGRCNFYMSTGNFWRLIYAMVVQRGSPLRQLLNSRIEALGAFGIYERWTRDQMPNVTHCLKMPKKLQFQEPYSMSDLWAVFLLLGAGGVLATTTACCELGMRH, encoded by the exons ATGGGCTGTGTGATCCTGTTCACAACGGCACTCTGCTGGGTGCTGGTCACCGTGTGGGTGGTGGAGTTATCAG AAGCGGTTAATGGGGCTCCTGGATGGGGGGAGAGAGCGGCCCAGTCTGGGGACACCAGCCGGAACCCCATGACCTTCAG GTTCCCTCGTGCCCCGcacctggtggtggcggcggagcccTGGCCGCCTCACGTCTACTTGACTACTAAGCCCGACGGAACATCAGAGGTTACTGGACCAATGGGGCAGCTCCTCGACGCGCTGGCCGCCTCGCTCAACTTTAC GTACAGTGTGGTGCAGGGCGATGGCTACTGGGGTGCCCCGGATGAGAACGGGTCATGGAACGGCATGATAGGAACGGTACTGAGGAAG GAGGCTGACCTGGGGCTGGGACCTTTTGGCATGTCCTACaccaggagtcaggtggtggactTCACCATCCCGGTGTTCCTGGAGATGCTGCACGTCTTAGTGACCAGGCCTCTTCCTGTGCCGGACCCGTGGGGATTCCTGGCGCCCTTCAA GTGGTACGTGTGGgtggggctggtggcggcggtggtggccgtggtggtggtCAGCGCCAGCAGCGTGCGGCTACTGGGCTTCGGTGGACCTGTGTCTGCTGGGGAACACACCTGGGCTTTCTACAGCATGTTCTTCACGCAGC CTGTGTCTTGGCTCCCCACCGTCGCCTCCCTCAGGTTCCTCTTCACCATATGGCTCTTCGTCGTCCTGGTAGTCAGCCGCAGCTACAG CGGAGCCTTGACGTCCCTGCTGGCTGTGAAGACGTTAACGGTGAAGTACGACTCTCTGAGGGACGTTCTGGACGACCCGAGCCTCACTCTCCTCATGGAGGGCTCCACAGCCCTCACTGAACACCTCAAG ACGGCGAGGGAGGGGGTGTACGGGGAGCTGGCCCGGGCGGCCCGCCGGAGGGCCAACTTCGTCAAGGCCAGCGAGATGTACCAGGCGGCCTACTCCCTCCTGCCCGACGGCCGCCACGCCATGTTGGTGGAGAATGTCGTCTGCAGGAAGATCTTCTCCGACTTCTTCAGTGCTACAG GTCGCTGCAACTTCTACATGTCAACTGGCAACTTCTGGCGACTCATCTACGCCATGGTGGTACAACGTGGCAGCCCTCTACGCCAACTTTTGAATTCCAG GATTGAGGCGCTGGGGGCGTTTGGTATCTACGAACGATGGACGAGGGATCAGATGcccaatgtgacccactgcctcaAGATGCCCAAAAAACTCCAGTTTCAGGAACCTTACTCCATGTCTGACCTCTGG GCCGTGTTTCTGTTACTGGGTGCTGGAGGTGTTCTCGCTACCACCACCGCCTGCTGTGAGCTGGGAATGAGGCACTGA